The genome window ATCCGCATCAGCTGCTCGACATCTTCATTCCGACCGAAGGGACCAAGCCGTTTCCCGTCCTGGTCTGGTTCGGCGGATTGTGGGAGCCTCGCAAGCAGGCACCCGATGCGCGGCGGTTCCTGTCGCAGGGGATCGCCGTCGTGGCGGTCCAGTCTCGGACGCTGAAAGACGGAGTGGCGGAGAAGGCGGACCCGCCGGTCTCGTATCCCATGAATGATGCCTGCCGGGCCGTGCAGTTCGTCCGGGGGAATGCGGCGCGGTGGAAGCTCGATCCGCGGCGGATCGGCGTCGGGGGCGGCTCGCAGGGAGCGCTGCCGGCGCTGTTCGTCGGCTGCAGTCCGGATCGGGCCGATCCGAAGGCCGACGATCCGATCGCCCGGCTCTCGACTCGGGTCACGTGCGTCGCGGCGTTCCGCAGTCAGCCGAGCATCGATCCCCAGCGGATGCAGGAGTGGGTTCCCGGAGTGCAGTGGGGAGCGCCGGCCTTCGGCTGCAGCTTCGAGGAGTCGCTCAGGCGGCGAGAGGAGCTGTTGCCGCAGATCCGGGCATGGTCTCCGGAGACGCTGCTGTACGCCGAGAGTGCGCCGATCTACTTCGAGAACAACTGGGGGCTGACGCAGCCCGCGGGAGTGACCGAGATGGACTACAAGGTCCATTCGCCCGCCTGGGCGCTCGGGTTTCAGGAACTGGCGAAGAAGGCCGGAGTCGAGTGCCACGTGAAGTATCCCGACCATCCGACGGAGGGGTATCGGGACACGTGGGATTTCCTGACGAAGAGGCTGCTCGCGGATTCTGGAACGTAGGGCGCGGTTTCGCCGGACTGATCGAAGGAGGCCGGCTGACCATAGAGATGGCTGCTCAGTACTTCGTCAGCGGCTTGTTCCAGAGGAGGAGGTGGACGATCAGGGAGAGCGTCCAGCCCACGCAGAAGGTCAGGGGCAGCCAGGAGAGGATGCGAGTGCGGAGAGGGATGTCTTCGGGCTTTGCTCCCTCGACGGTCAGCGAGCGGTAGGCGTCGCGAACGGAGATGATCCAGAAGATATTGGTGACGAGTCCGAGGAGAGAGACGGCGGCCCGATGCAGATTGGTGTCGGCCGTCCCGAGGGCGGCCACGAGGAAGCTGCTGGGGACCAGGAACAGCTCGGTGACTTTGACGAGATCCGGGTGCGGCGAACTGGTGGACATCGGTTGTTCGAACGAAGGAGAACGCGAGGATTGGGTCGCGGATGGTAGCCGCTGGAGTTCCTCGGCGCGGAGTGTGCGGCCAGTCTCGTCAAGAACGGTCGCCAGCCGTCGGGAATCCTGACTCGGATCCGCCTACGGACCGGTCTCGTGTTCGCGGCAAGCACGCGACATCGGGGGCGAAGCGGAACTCGTCTTTCGCGGCGCGTGTCCCGGACGGAGGGTCTTGGACCAGCGGCCGTGCCCGTCGGGCCGGAAGCCGCGCTGCAGGAGGAGGGCCTGAGCCTCTTCGACCGAGACCGCCGTGCCGACCTGGGCGCAAGTCGCGCGGAATGCGTCGAGATCGATATCGACGACCTGGCCGGACATGGACCGGGGCTTTCCTGAATCGGGAACTACGGAAGGCGAACGAGCGCGGCACGGGACTGTGCCGGGAATCCGCCGTGGGGAGGAGCCGACCTCCGGGCGCAATTCCTCGGTCGCCTGCTGCCGGCACGATGCCTTTGGCCTCGTCGAGCGCGCCGTGCAGGATGCACGGGGGTGCCGATTCGGAAATCGACGCGCATCGATTCCCGAGAACGGCGGCTCATGTCTGTGGCCCCAGAACATTGTGCCGTATTCCCGAGAGATCGACCGCCAGGCCGCTCGGGGTGAATGGAATCTGATGAAGTGCGATGCCGCGGGTGAATCCTGTTATGACGCCTTTTTCGAACGCGTCCGAGGGAGCCGTCACTCAGGGCAGTCGTCGAGCGGCCCGGAGGTCGATGCGTTCAACGACGAGGCCGTGAGCGATGCGACGCCGTCACTCTCTCAAACAGGCTCAGGAGAAGAAGCAGGCGAGCTCTGCGGCTGTGGCGTCTCCCACTGCTGCTCCAGCGACACCGCAGGCAGCCATCGCCCCCACCCCATGTGTCGCGCCGGTGACTTGGGAGCACCGCGGCCTTCGTCGGCGACGGTAGACGGTTCCCGTGTGGCAGGCCCCCCCATCCTTCGGGTGATCCGGCTCTGGACAAGGACGGGATCGATCGCTCAAGTCGGTGATCGCCGGCTCTGTGGCCGCGAAACGAACAGACCGAGAGGGCGGATCCATGAACACGCGCGGCGGGCATTTGCCCACCCTCCTGATGCTGGTCGGATTCGGCTGTTCTCCCGCTCCGGAGCCGCCCAAGGCGCTGCAGCCCGCGCCGGTTGTCGAGAAGCCTGCAGCACCCCCTGCGAGGCCTCCGATCGTTGCTGCTCGCGTTCAGCGACCGGACCGCTACGACTTCAACGGGGAGATTCCGGGCGTCCAGACTCTGGATGAGTTTCGAGCTCGTCACCCCAAGTCCACAGAGCAATCCTACATGAGCGCGGGCCACAAGGTCCCGGGGGTGGTTCAGGGCATCGTCGACCAGCACCAGCTGACGGTCGCTGGGAGGGACGTCCTGCGAGCCGAGTACACGTTCGTCGACGGCATCCTGGCACGGATCGATCTCTACTGTGAGGCACAACGCCTGCACGAGACGGCCGCGACGATCCGGGAGGAACACGGCGATCCGGACGAGGAATCGGCGGGACGACGCACCTGGGAAGGGACCCGCGGAAACCTTCGGCTGACCATCCGCGAGCAGTCACTGGTCGTGACATTCGAAGATCAGCAGTTGTCCGCTGAAATCGTCCAGCGGGTCCTGGCCGCTCAGAGCTTCAGGCCAGAGCCGAATTCCGAGGCCCCTGACCGTTCGGGCCGCCGCGGCCAGACGGCACGGGGGGTCGACCTGAGCGACTTCTTCTCAAGAGCGAGCAACGATCCGGGCCGCTGACCGACCTGCAGCGGACGTTTCGCAGAAAACTCCGCCGCGCAAACAAAAAGGGGAGTCCACCATCACAGCGAACTCCCCTTTGTCCCGATCGAAAGTGGTCAGAGCCGGGATCGAACCGGCGACACATGGATTTTCAGTCCATTGCTCTACCAGCTGAGCTATCTGACCCGATTCAGCGAACGGATCGGGGTGCGGGAGTTTAGCGACGTTCGCTGCGGAACTTCAAGGCATCCTCCCGGGACTTTCCCACGGAGGGGCGGTCCGCACAATCCGGACAATCCCTGCCGTCGTCCGGTTCGGTCAGCCCTCCTTGACGAGCTGGCTGATGGCTTTGAATTCGGACGTTCCGGCCTGCTCGCACCACTCGAACAGGACCGATTCCGTGGTGACGTTCGTCACGCCGTAACGGTCGAGACGGCGGAGAGCGATTTCGCGGTCGAGCGGGTTCCGGCTGCCGATCGCGTCGGCGACCACGACGGCGCTGTAGCCCATCGCTTCGAGGTCGCAGGCGGTCTGGAGGAGGCAGATGTGAGCCTCGAGCCCTGCCAGCACGACGAAGCGACGGGTCTCTTCCGTGCGGCAGAAGTCCCAGTTCAGGCACTCGGCGGCGCTGAAGCGGAGCTTGGAGGGGCGGTCCGGGATCCGCTCGGCGAGCGGGGCGACCGTCGGGCCGAGGCCCTGCGGATACTGCTCTGTCGCTATGAACGGGACGCCGAGGAGTTCGGCCCCCTTGAGCAGCTTGAGGGTGTTCTTGAGGACCGCTTCATGCCCGGCGATGTGGGGGAGCAGCTTCTCCTGCATGTCCACGATCAGCAGGCGGGAGTTGTGGCGGGAGAGGAGTTCGGGGTTGCGGCGATACATGGCTTCTGGCGGAGTCGGATGTCTGGCGGGCCGGAGATTCTTTGCGCGATCCCGACCGTCTCTGGCGAGAGACAGACGGGTCGGTCGTCCGAGCGGATCACGGGGCGGGCTGCAGGAGGAAGTTCGCCAGGGTTTCGAGGTTCCGGCTGAAGGTCTGGCTCGACAGATAGGCTTCGCCCGGCTTGAACTTGGGCTGGCCGACGAGCGGTTCGCCATTGGCCTTCGAAACCCACCGCCCCTGGGGATCGAGGGCCTGGATCAGCTTCCGGACCTCCTCCGGCTTGACCTTCTTTGGTGCGGGTTTGGGAAGCGGCTTTCCTGCCGGTCTCTTTTCAGACTGTGCCAGGAGGAACTGCTTCTCGATGCTGGCCAGCCGCGACTTGATCTTCCAGCCGTAGTGGGTCGGGACGTCGGAGTCGTCGTAGGTCAGTTCGTACTTCGACGTCATGTAGAGCGGCCGGTTCGTCTTGAGCTCATAGAACCGGGCGAGCTGGCCGTCAGGCAGGAGGCTGCCGTTGAGGTACTTCAGGGCGGCGGGGATTGGGGCGAGGTACTTCTTGTCCCCCGTCAGCCGGTAGATCTCGATCAGGGTTTCGAGGACGTCCTGGGATTCGTTCCCCGTAACCGCGGGAGGCTCGAACTTACGGGCCCACGCGGGCTGCATGTCGTAGTGGTACTGCTGCGCCCAGGCGGGTTGCGGCTCGGGCATCTGGGCCAGGATCAGAAAATCGCCGAGACGGCGGATCGCCGCGAGGCACTTGTCGTCGCGGTAGATCTCGTGCGCGGCGGCAAGGGTCTCGGTCACGTCCCCGGCAAGCTGGTCGTTGAGGGTGTAGAGGTTCCAGTACTCCTTGACCCGGTTCTCGGTCCGCCAGTCGTAGTCCGGATACTTCGCCGGGACGATCGGGTGCGGGGCGACGGGCCCCGTCCAGACCTGCGGGAAGGCGCCGTTGGAGTACTGCGCCGCCAGGAGGCTGTCGAGGGCGAAGCGGGCCGCCTCGTGGACCGTCTGGTCCTTGAAGTCGAGCGCCTGGTCGAGCGTCATCAGGCACACGAGCGCGGCCTGCGTGGCGCCGTCGTCTAGGGTCGACGTGTTGGCTCCTTTGGCCTTCCCTTTCCCGTTCCGATAGTTCGCCGCGAGCGTCCCCTGCGGGTCGAAGTCGATCGCATTCCGCCAGCCGCCCGACTTGAGCTGGCCGTAGATCAGCGCGGCTCCGGCGTCCCGGGCGGCGTCGAGGAACAGTTTTTCGTTTGTGGCCCGGTAGGCTCGCAGGAACGCCAGGCCGACGGTCGGCGTGGCGGGCGGCTGGACCCAGATCTGCTCCGGCGACGCCTTCCCTTCGCCGAGGCGCTGCTGGCCGTCGAGAGAGACGAAGTAGACGTATCCGCCGTGGACGGCGACCTTGTCATGGAACGCCCCGGCCGCTTTTTTCATGGCCGCGACGACTTCGTCCCGGGGGACCGCGTCGTCGGCAGCTTGGGCTGAAGGAAGGTCCGTGATCGTGCCGCCGGCCACCGCGCAAACGAGCAGGAGGAGGGCGCGCCGGAAGAATTGTCGCCGTCCGTGAATTCGCGCGGGTTGAGCGACCTGCCCGCAAAAGTCCAGCGTCTGCATGGGGACTCCTTGACCGGAACCTCCGCCGTTCTCATAATCTTGCCGTGTAAGATTTGACAGCACAAGGAGTAATGACTTGATTTCGAAGAAGGATGGAGCCGCGACATCGTTCGCCGACCTGGGTCTCGGCAAATTGATGATGCGGGCCATCGACCGCGTCGGCTATACGGCCCCGACGCCCATTCAGCGTGATTTCATTCCCATCGCCATTCAGGGCGTGGATTGCACCGGCCAGGCTCGCACGGGCACGGGGAAGACGGCTGCTTTCGTCATCCCGATTCTCGAACGCATCGACCACTCGCTTCCCGAAATCCAGGCCCTCGTTCTCTCGCCGACCCGCGAGCTGAGCGAGCAGGTTGCCGCCGAGGCCCGCAAGCTTGCGGGAGACCACGGCTGCGATCCGGTCCTGCTCGTCGGGGGCCGGCCTCTCGGTCCGCAGATCCGCCAGCTCCAGCAGCGGCCCACGATCGTCGTGGGGACCCCCGGTCGCGTCATCGACCTCATGCAGCGGGGCTCGCTCAACCTGGGGACGGTCAAGATCGTCGTCCTCGACGAAGCGGACCGGATGCTCGACATCGGCTTCCGGCCGGACATCGAGCGGATCCTGAAACGCTGCCCCTCCGAACGCCAGACGCTGCTCCTCTCCGCCACGATGCCCGAGGCGGTCGAGCGGCTGGCGAAGCGGTACATGCGCGACCCGCAGCGGGTCGACCTGTCGCAGGACGGCGTCGGGAACCAGATCGAGCAGTTCTACTGCACGGTCGACAAGGACAAGAAGTTCGGCCTCCTCGTACGGCTCCTGCTTGCCGAGCGGCCGCAGCAGGCGATCGTCTTCTGCCGCACGAAGCGCGGCGCGGACGACATCTACAACCGCCTCCGTCGCAAGCTCCCGGATATCGGGGCGATGCACGGCGACCTGCAGCAGAGCCTGCGGGACAAGGTCATGAAGCGGCTCCGCTCCGGCGAGCTGCGGCTCCTGATCGCCACCGACGTGGTCGGCCGCGGCATCGACGTGAGCGGGATTTCGCACATTATCAATTACGACCTCCCGGAGGATTGTGACGATTATGTGCATCGCGTCGGCCGGACCGGGCGTCTCTCCTCGGAGTATCCGGGACGGGCGTTCAGCTTCGTGATGCAGGAAGAAGGGGAGCAGTTGACCCGCATCGAGATGCGGATCGACCGACTTCTCGACGAAATGCACTTCCCCGGAATCGACGCCTACCGCTCCCGTCCCAAGCGGGTGCATATCGCCGAGGACCTCGAGACTCCGGTGACGCCGGTTCTCGATACGGACGCCTGGGATGCGATCGAGCTGTAAGCAACGGGCTCGTCGCACATTGATCGTCCGGTTGTGTTGGAACGGTTCTTCAACGGAGCGCCTCCGGTGGCCAGGGGCGCTTGGGCAGAACACAGCCCTGTGGGCCCCCGCCCCTCCGCCTCGCGGAGAAGCGGTCGTGGTGGGCTGAGACCGGTTGAGACGGATGTGACGGTCGCCGCGCGGGAGTCCCGGCGGCACGGGGGTGACGCGGCTCTTGACGTCACCCGCTTTCACGACCCTCTCCGATAGAGGAAGAGACGCGGCCCGTCATGAGACCGCGGCGCGTCCCCTCACGGATGAGGTCCGCTCGTGTCCTGGCGAAGGAGAGCCGCCGCTGCGCTGCTGTCGCTCGTCTGCGTTCTGCAGATGCTGGCTCCCTGTCGGTGTGTGGCCGATCTGGCACTGGGATCGATCTGCCGCTCCGACGGGACGCACATCCATCTGGCACGCACCGCTTGCTCCCACGTCCACGCCGATGCCCACACGGACGGGCAGTCGACCGGGACCGTTGCCGATGACGGGACCTGTCCGGAGCCCGAACACCATCTCTGCCCGCGCTGCCGCGGTCATGTGAGTCCGCCGCTCGAACGCGTCGAGATCAATCGCACCCCTGCCGGCGGTCCGCCGCGCGATCCGCTCCTGTTCTCCGCCCGGACGCCGGGCGTTTGCCGCGAGATTTCGCGCACCGCGCTCCATCGAGCGACCATCGACGACTGGATCGTCGGAGCACGCCCGAAATGGGCGCCGGTGAGGCTGCAGATCTAGAGGCCCTGTGAGTCCCTTGATCTGACCGAAGCCTCTCTCTCCTCTCTCGTCCGACCGACTCACATGAAGACTCAAAACACCGCCGCACTCACGCTGGCCTGTCTCGGACTGGCCGGTTCCTTCGGATGCCAGGCCACGCCGCGGTCGACTGCTCTTCCGACCGCCTCGCACTTCCGTCCTTCGGCGGTTGAGACCTCGGAGCAGTCAGCCGTCGCCCGCAAGAAGAAGGAGGCGGCTCCGGCCCGTTCCGAAGATCCCGCACAGATCGAGTTGGCGTCTGCGGAAACGCCGGCCGCCGAGTCGAAAGGGGGCGCGTCCGGACCGACGCCGGCGGTCAAGCAGGCGGCTGAAGGGGCGGAGGTTCCGAAGGAGCCGAAGGGATCGGAACCGCTGGTCGAGGTGCTGTCGCTGCCGGACCTCGAGCGATTCGCGCTCGAACACAATCCCGCTATCCGGCAGGCCGCCGCGGCGGTCTCGAAGGCGGTCGGGTTCCGCGAACAGGTGGGCCGGTATCCGAACCCGATGGGGGGATACAACGGGACCCAGCTGGCGGACCAGGGAACGGACCAGCATGTTGGTTTCATCGAGCAGGAGATCGTCCTGGGGGGCAAGCTGAAGCGGAACCGGCTCGTCCTCGAGCAGGAAGTCCAGGCTCAGCTCTGGCAGGTCGAGATGACGCGGCTCCGCGTCCTGACCGACATCCGTGTCCGGTTCTATGAGACCCTCGCCGCCCAGCAGCGGCTCAATCTGGCGGTCGACTTTGAAGGGGTGACCCGAAAGGGCGTGGACGCCGCGCAGAAGCGGCTCGATGCCCTCGAAGGAAGCCGCCCGGAGCTGCTCCAGGCGAAGATCCAGCAGAGCGAAGTCGAGCTGGTGCGGCAGAAGGCGGAGATCGCCTTCCGGGCGGCGTGGAACAGCCTGTTCGCGACGGTCGGGATGCCGTGCCTCAATGACGAAGCCCTCGCCGGCTCCCTGGAGATGCCGACGGAACCGCGGGACTGGGAGGAGCTCTACGCGCAGCTCATCGAGGTGAGCCCCGAAGTCCGCATGGCCTGTTCGCGTGTCGCGCGGGCCCAGGCCAATCTCGACCGGCAGCAGGTTCAGCCGATTCCGAACCTCTCGGTGAT of Planctomyces sp. SH-PL14 contains these proteins:
- a CDS encoding carboxylesterase family protein, producing MALSITAADEAAAQTPVQKPPAPAGPPATAPSQPPPTEADVSFGPHPHQLLDIFIPTEGTKPFPVLVWFGGLWEPRKQAPDARRFLSQGIAVVAVQSRTLKDGVAEKADPPVSYPMNDACRAVQFVRGNAARWKLDPRRIGVGGGSQGALPALFVGCSPDRADPKADDPIARLSTRVTCVAAFRSQPSIDPQRMQEWVPGVQWGAPAFGCSFEESLRRREELLPQIRAWSPETLLYAESAPIYFENNWGLTQPAGVTEMDYKVHSPAWALGFQELAKKAGVECHVKYPDHPTEGYRDTWDFLTKRLLADSGT
- a CDS encoding isochorismatase family protein — protein: MYRRNPELLSRHNSRLLIVDMQEKLLPHIAGHEAVLKNTLKLLKGAELLGVPFIATEQYPQGLGPTVAPLAERIPDRPSKLRFSAAECLNWDFCRTEETRRFVVLAGLEAHICLLQTACDLEAMGYSAVVVADAIGSRNPLDREIALRRLDRYGVTNVTTESVLFEWCEQAGTSEFKAISQLVKEG
- a CDS encoding pectate lyase, whose product is MQTLDFCGQVAQPARIHGRRQFFRRALLLLVCAVAGGTITDLPSAQAADDAVPRDEVVAAMKKAAGAFHDKVAVHGGYVYFVSLDGQQRLGEGKASPEQIWVQPPATPTVGLAFLRAYRATNEKLFLDAARDAGAALIYGQLKSGGWRNAIDFDPQGTLAANYRNGKGKAKGANTSTLDDGATQAALVCLMTLDQALDFKDQTVHEAARFALDSLLAAQYSNGAFPQVWTGPVAPHPIVPAKYPDYDWRTENRVKEYWNLYTLNDQLAGDVTETLAAAHEIYRDDKCLAAIRRLGDFLILAQMPEPQPAWAQQYHYDMQPAWARKFEPPAVTGNESQDVLETLIEIYRLTGDKKYLAPIPAALKYLNGSLLPDGQLARFYELKTNRPLYMTSKYELTYDDSDVPTHYGWKIKSRLASIEKQFLLAQSEKRPAGKPLPKPAPKKVKPEEVRKLIQALDPQGRWVSKANGEPLVGQPKFKPGEAYLSSQTFSRNLETLANFLLQPAP
- a CDS encoding DEAD/DEAH box helicase, which encodes MISKKDGAATSFADLGLGKLMMRAIDRVGYTAPTPIQRDFIPIAIQGVDCTGQARTGTGKTAAFVIPILERIDHSLPEIQALVLSPTRELSEQVAAEARKLAGDHGCDPVLLVGGRPLGPQIRQLQQRPTIVVGTPGRVIDLMQRGSLNLGTVKIVVLDEADRMLDIGFRPDIERILKRCPSERQTLLLSATMPEAVERLAKRYMRDPQRVDLSQDGVGNQIEQFYCTVDKDKKFGLLVRLLLAERPQQAIVFCRTKRGADDIYNRLRRKLPDIGAMHGDLQQSLRDKVMKRLRSGELRLLIATDVVGRGIDVSGISHIINYDLPEDCDDYVHRVGRTGRLSSEYPGRAFSFVMQEEGEQLTRIEMRIDRLLDEMHFPGIDAYRSRPKRVHIAEDLETPVTPVLDTDAWDAIEL
- a CDS encoding TolC family protein, producing the protein MKTQNTAALTLACLGLAGSFGCQATPRSTALPTASHFRPSAVETSEQSAVARKKKEAAPARSEDPAQIELASAETPAAESKGGASGPTPAVKQAAEGAEVPKEPKGSEPLVEVLSLPDLERFALEHNPAIRQAAAAVSKAVGFREQVGRYPNPMGGYNGTQLADQGTDQHVGFIEQEIVLGGKLKRNRLVLEQEVQAQLWQVEMTRLRVLTDIRVRFYETLAAQQRLNLAVDFEGVTRKGVDAAQKRLDALEGSRPELLQAKIQQSEVELVRQKAEIAFRAAWNSLFATVGMPCLNDEALAGSLEMPTEPRDWEELYAQLIEVSPEVRMACSRVARAQANLDRQQVQPIPNLSVMVAGGYDNGTGSNMVNTQVGLPIPIFNRNDGNTSAAWAEYCRATQEMQRIKLDLRTRLLQAGREYDSAAVQVNRYQSEIVPNAREALDLSEQAYRAGEFEFLQVLIVRRTYFDSSILLIDARTGFAQANALVDGLLLSDGLSQSTDTDVDDGLRGQTLGGQ